From Candidatus Methylomirabilis sp.:
ACTCCGCCCCGGAACCGAAAAATGCTAGCCCTTCACGTTGCCGATGGGCTTGAGCAACGCCACGCGCCGGGAGAGGCCAGCGGCGTCCACCGTCTCCGCCACCTGGGAGATGTCCTTGTACGCAAAGCCAGCCTCCTCGGCCACCCCCTCGTAGGAGGCGGCCCGGACCATGATGCCCTTCTCCTCCAGCCTCTTCAGGAGGTCGCGGCCGTGGGTTTTCTTCCTCGCGGCCGTCCGGGACATGGTCCGGCCCGAGCCGTGGGCCGTCGAGCCAAAGGCTTCCTCCATGGCCTGCCGGGTCCCCATCAGGACGAAGGATCCGGTCTCCATGGAACCGCCCACGATGACCGGCTGGCCCAGGCGGTCGAAGGGGGGGGGCAGCCCGGGGCTCCCGGGGCCGAAGGAGCGCGTC
This genomic window contains:
- a CDS encoding RtcB family protein encodes the protein TRSFGPGSPGLPPPFDRLGQPVIVGGSMETGSFVLMGTRQAMEEAFGSTAHGSGRTMSRTAARKKTHGRDLLKRLEEKGIMVRAASYEGVAEEAGFAYKDISQVAETVDAAGLSRRVALLKPIGNVKG